The following proteins come from a genomic window of Cyanobacterium sp. T60_A2020_053:
- a CDS encoding 4-hydroxy-3-methylbut-2-enyl diphosphate reductase has product MDTKTFKRNLQQSENYHRKGFGHQEEVTAVLNSEYESNLIKTIRANNYQITRGNVTIRLAEAFGFCWGVERAVAMAYETRTHFPTEKIWITNEIIHNPSVNERLKEMNVGFIPVNDGDKDFSVVNGGEVVILPAFGASVGEMQLLNEKGCTIVDTTCPWVSKVWNSVEKHKKRSYTSIIHGKYNHEETIATSSFADTYLVVLNLEQANYVANYILHGGNKEEFLAKFKNAYSEGFNPDTDLERVGIANQTTMLKSETEDIGRLFQQTMLKKYGPTALNDHFMSFNTICDATQERQDAMLDLVKEKLDLMVVIGGFNSSNTTHLQEIATEYHIPSYHIDSALRIDTENNQIDHKPLLKPLEIKENWLGQGKLIIGVTSGASTPDKVVEEVIEKIFTIKS; this is encoded by the coding sequence ATGGATACAAAAACTTTTAAACGCAATCTGCAACAATCAGAAAACTATCATCGTAAAGGATTTGGACATCAAGAAGAAGTCACCGCAGTTTTAAACAGTGAATATGAAAGTAATCTTATCAAAACTATCCGAGCTAATAACTATCAAATCACTAGAGGAAATGTTACCATTCGTTTGGCGGAAGCCTTCGGATTTTGTTGGGGCGTAGAAAGGGCAGTGGCTATGGCTTATGAAACTCGCACTCACTTCCCCACCGAAAAAATTTGGATTACTAATGAAATCATCCATAATCCCTCGGTAAATGAGCGTTTAAAAGAAATGAATGTGGGTTTTATCCCTGTTAATGACGGTGATAAAGATTTTTCGGTGGTTAACGGCGGAGAAGTAGTAATTTTACCCGCTTTCGGTGCTAGTGTGGGAGAAATGCAGTTACTCAATGAGAAAGGTTGTACTATTGTTGATACTACCTGCCCTTGGGTGTCAAAAGTCTGGAATTCCGTAGAAAAACATAAAAAACGCAGTTATACTTCCATTATTCACGGTAAATATAACCATGAGGAAACCATTGCTACCAGTTCTTTTGCGGATACTTATTTAGTGGTGTTAAATTTAGAACAGGCGAACTATGTTGCTAACTATATTCTTCATGGTGGTAATAAAGAAGAATTTTTAGCTAAATTCAAAAATGCTTACTCAGAAGGATTCAATCCTGACACTGACTTGGAAAGAGTGGGAATTGCCAATCAAACCACCATGTTAAAAAGTGAAACGGAAGACATCGGGCGCCTATTTCAACAAACCATGTTAAAAAAATATGGACCTACAGCATTAAATGATCATTTTATGAGTTTTAATACCATTTGCGATGCTACCCAAGAAAGGCAGGATGCCATGCTTGATTTAGTCAAAGAAAAACTAGACTTAATGGTAGTCATCGGTGGTTTTAATTCTTCCAATACTACTCACTTACAAGAAATTGCCACGGAGTATCATATCCCTTCTTACCATATTGACAGCGCCCTCCGCATTGATACGGAAAACAATCAAATTGATCATAAACCACTGTTAAAACCATTGGAAATTAAAGAAAATTGGTTAGGGCAAGGAAAATTAATTATTGGTGTGACTTCGGGCGCTTCTACCCCTGATAAAGTAGTAGAAGAGGTTATCGAGAAAATTTTCACCATCAAATCATAA
- a CDS encoding zeta toxin family protein has product MNKLYMVGGANGSGKTTVAKEILTSFLNVYEYVNADEIARGLSPFCPENVSVQAGKLMIKRLHYLCEHNIGFALESTLSGSNYVKFIKKCRLNNYQIHLIYFWLESPQIVIQRVKKSI; this is encoded by the coding sequence ATGAATAAATTGTATATGGTGGGGGGCGCTAATGGTTCAGGAAAAACCACGGTAGCAAAGGAAATATTGACAAGTTTTCTCAATGTTTATGAATATGTTAATGCCGATGAAATAGCGAGGGGATTATCTCCATTTTGTCCAGAAAATGTTTCTGTTCAAGCAGGTAAATTAATGATTAAAAGACTTCATTATCTATGTGAACATAATATTGGTTTTGCGTTGGAATCGACTTTATCAGGCTCAAATTATGTTAAGTTTATCAAGAAATGTCGTCTTAATAATTACCAGATACATCTAATTTATTTTTGGCTAGAAAGCCCACAAATAGTAATTCAAAGAGTAAAAAAAAGTATATAA
- a CDS encoding PspA/IM30 family protein, whose protein sequence is MGIFERLGRVVKANVNDLIDKAEDPEKVLEQSIREMSDDLIKMRQAVAQAIASQKRTEQQYQKNNIEANKWQQRAQLALSKGDEALAREALVRKKTFADVATSLKTQLDSHSSQVDGLRRNLIALESKISEAKTKKDMLKARYSAAKANQQLQSTISNLNTSSASAAFERMEDKVLQMEAVSQSAGELAGMGEDSRWAALEGGADIDDELNALKMSISGTPQPTASLPPSDSHVAGGANAPELDSELEELRRQLNQ, encoded by the coding sequence ATGGGAATATTTGAGCGCCTTGGTAGAGTAGTAAAAGCCAACGTTAATGACTTAATTGATAAAGCAGAAGACCCGGAAAAAGTGCTAGAACAAAGTATTCGGGAAATGAGCGATGATTTAATCAAAATGCGTCAGGCAGTCGCCCAAGCCATCGCCTCTCAGAAGCGCACCGAACAACAGTACCAAAAAAATAATATCGAAGCTAATAAGTGGCAACAAAGGGCACAATTGGCACTCAGTAAAGGAGATGAAGCATTAGCGCGCGAGGCGCTGGTAAGGAAAAAAACTTTTGCGGATGTGGCTACCAGCCTTAAGACACAATTAGATTCCCATAGTTCGCAAGTAGATGGTTTACGCCGTAATCTCATTGCTTTAGAAAGTAAAATTTCTGAAGCTAAAACTAAAAAAGATATGCTCAAGGCTCGTTATAGTGCCGCTAAAGCTAATCAACAGCTACAAAGTACCATCAGTAACCTCAATACTAGCTCGGCTTCGGCGGCTTTTGAGCGCATGGAAGATAAGGTTTTACAAATGGAAGCGGTATCTCAATCGGCTGGAGAGTTAGCTGGTATGGGAGAAGATTCACGGTGGGCAGCCTTGGAGGGAGGAGCTGATATTGATGATGAGTTAAACGCTCTCAAAATGAGTATTTCTGGCACTCCTCAGCCTACTGCTTCTTTACCTCCTTCCGATAGTCATGTGGCGGGGGGCGCTAATGCTCCAGAATTAGATTCTGAGTTGGAGGAGTTGCGCCGTCA